Genomic segment of Populus nigra chromosome 6, ddPopNigr1.1, whole genome shotgun sequence:
TGCATTTCCATCTCACGGAGATGTTTTAAAAATGGAAGGAGAGATGATAGACAAATTTATCAActgtattcttcttcttcttttttatttttcccttgaAGCACGCGACTCTCTCTTTCTTATTCttacattaatttaaattaggaCATACGTAAATACTTCACTGAAATTCACTTGTTAAATGAGATGGTGCATTTATggaagttaattaatttatgaactCAGTGATGGAGATGATAAAAATTTACATTGTCATTGCATGTCAAGGTCCTTATTGTTGTATAATATGACTTTGACATTAGGGGCTGACAGATACTTCTTCCTTTCCCGTTACAATATGGTTCTTTTGACATTATGACGTGCTTTTGCAACTATTTATTGTCAGATGAAATTCAATCACCAGATTGAATGTGCCATGTTTTATCATGTTTAATAGCATCTGGCCCTTAATGAACAGAATCTCCCAATACACTTGGGCGTTTTAAATGGAAGATCATTCTCTAGAATCTCCTTTTAGAGAGAGTGCCGTTGGTGTCATTTTCTTAATATAGGGTAGCCCCAAGTCATTTGATTTCTTATCCAAGTAAtttctgtaatttttatttctcattcatTTTCATTCATGAAATACCAGTCAACTAAAGGGAGGCGTTCATCAAAGTTCTGTCTACAATCATTGCTGGAGACACTCCTTCCTCGTTCATCAACTAAAGGCTTTTCGATGCTATTGTTAGCCACTGTGTTCCAATCATCATGGGTGATCAAATCGAGCTCCCCTGTAAGTATGAGATTGACTACAGCCAATTCTCAATTTTCTTCTCTATAAACGAGGCAATACAACCAGACTACATGGTTAATCAGCTCCGGCAATTTCCAAAGGACAGATGGATTAAAATGTGGAGGCAGTTTAAGAAGATCTCCCATCACTTTGAATTCCAGTACCCTCCCAATGAAAGAAGATGCAGTCGACATGTCATGGAAGCAGGTAAAGCACAAGCTTCCAGAGGTTCAACTTGCTGTACATAGAAATAGGCGATTGAAAGTTCCAGACTGGTGGCGACGGAGAAGATGATTCCGGAGCTTTCTTACACAACACTGTAcattcacaatattttttcatcGTGCACATTGATAACCCTTTACGGGAATAATCTGAGGCAGTTACAGTCACCACCTGTAATCATCTGCCATTATACAGATATGTTCACTTGGACTAATCAGCATCATATCAAAGAAGGTTCTCTTTCGAAGATGAAGACGGGCAGCAATGCATCATTGCCTGTGTGATATTCTTTTATTCATTCCCAACAGTTCAAATGTGAGTTCTGAGTGTGAAATGACCTGCGGCTATAGACATCCAGAATTTAGCAGGCAACCGTTTTTGTTCTGTTGTACCTGTTCTTCTTTatgtttgtaatttatttaatggAAGATATGAAACCTTCCATTCACGAGAAGTTATCTGGCAGAAAtttgtgtttctttcttttcaagtttcattttattttaattcaatagcttttttcattgctttgcgATGTCAGGCTGCGTATTACTTTTGCAGTGAGCAGTGAAGTGATGGAGAATTGCTTCCTGTTGTTTGCCTGGAACCGCATCATCACCTGATCGATGATGTTAAGCATCTTCTAACCAGGGCACAGGAATATTTAGAATGACAAAACTTGTACCTTTTCTGCAAAATTCGATACTAGATATGTATTGTTCATAAAACAAGATGTTGCTTATTGTCACGTACCGAAGAGGTGTTCAGGACAGAGCAGGGGAAGAAAATGCGTGCATGGTCTGGAAATGTCAAAGCATTTTAAGTTGCATAAGATGAAGAAATTTGGAAACCAAAAGGTTTTGGTCCTCCCATGAGTATCAGATATTCTCCTGGTAATCCAGCCAAATGTAATATTTTCAAGGATTTTAATCTTTTGTAATGTGTAATTTAAGgaattttcaaggaaaatcgaaaaaagaaaaaagaaagaaagaaaggaaaatattttcaaatcgtcGAAATTTTGATGGGTAAAAAATGAGGGAAGTTTTGAGGAGGATAAAAATTCCGACCTGCCGGATTCGAACCAGCGACCTAAGGATTACAGAAACCACTACAGTCCTCCGCTCTACCAACTGAGCTAAGGTCGGTTTCTTGTTAGTTGTTCGAGATAGAATATGTAATGGTTTTCAGAAGAGTTTTGACCCCGTTGGATGGTGAGTGAATGTGGCATCAAAGCTTTGTTACTTAGGGGTGATGGTTTGTTCGAGCAAAAGGAGAAATTAAGATAACCTTCTTTAGTCCTGGAAATCTAATAAACACAGTAACTCGATTCTATTTTATAAGATTGCTTGTCGGTTAAGGTACTAATAAATTGTACAATTTCAATTGATTGGTGGTGAgggaatttcttttttctttcttgattttttttattttaaatcttaaaactaatatttaagataaattttgtatagaaaaacttaattttaatcaaCAATTAAGTTAGATTCTAAAATACCcttttgtcaaataaaaaaaatactaataaatgatataaatagttaaaaatgcaatgaaaaataaaatataaaataagttatacttcaaactctattttttatctatttggGATTGTGATAACGGTaacagtttaaaatattttttacataaaaatacttcaaaataaaaaaaaaattatttttttaaaattatttttaatattaacatatcaaaataatctgaaaatacattaaaaaaatttaaaatttttaaaaatatgatttacacCGTAACTCTTAACCTAATAAGTTTCGAGATCCAATTAATTTCTCATGCCATAATCCCCACTATAGCCGCGACTCTTCACCAAAAACTAGGTTTCAAGTTCAGACCTCTTTTGTCCTAAATCTAGACGACCGATTTGCGAGCAAAGGGCAGATAGAGTAAAATACAGCATGTGGTATGAGTAGATGTTGATTTTGGATTGGTACAAGTTTGAAATGACCAAGACACCCATTGATTATACACCTTTCATCGGATTGAGCAGTAGGTGAAGGGCATATCAGTCACTATGGTACAAAGACAATTTAGCTCATCCACTCCAAATATTCCAAATCAAATCCACGTCAGCTGGAAAGAGATAttaaaaagacatttttttaccCATGAGAAGGTAAGAATAAGATTGCattaaatactaaataaaaattaaataaaacatttaatctaGATATAGATAATCCAAGACAGATTTagtcttaaatttttaataggaaaGATGATCtggaaatatttatatttgttagaaaaaaattaaagcaaaaggATTATGTATACTAGAGAGAGAAATTTTAGTGTGTTTTATGATTAATTACCAATACGAGAgacaaatataaaatgaaaaaaaatataaaaaaatatttttaaatattatagttaTTCCTCGAACAGTCTTGAGCCGGAGAAAATGACTTCTACTTTTAATACAAagattattatattatcattacCATACCACGAGCCAATAACTATCAGAAGTCAAAACCGAGCGTTCTCCTAATTTCCTCCCCCCTCTCTTTATCCCTCTCTAAAATAAACACTAAAGAATCCAATGCGTTTGTAAAGAATCTGCAGCGAGGTATGGCccaaccttttctttctttcttggtgcaattcttttttgggttttcgATTTCTTTTTGCTTAAGATTACGTTTTAAAACCATAatggatttgttatttttaacaaaaaagaaaaaaagattggcTAAATGCATGCTTTGTTAAATCTGGGAcatgtttttgggttctgggtaTGGTTTTGAGCTCATGgggtttgttttttcaagtcTTGTGTCTGTTTTGTACGGTCTGCTTGATTTGTTTTCACATTTTGAGCACCTATTGGATACAgtatttttgcttctttttttttaagagagaaaaaaacaagaagaaaacagGAAGAGCAGTGTAAAAGTAGGAAAACTGTGGCTAATGTGATGAGCAAAAGAAGACTGGCTTTAAGAATGCGAAAGTTAGTTAATTGAATGATGCGGTTCTTGAAATCTATTGTGTTAAAGATTATTTGATTTGTAGAACGAGGAATTGCATGGTAGCATGGTGGAATTTGAGTTGAATATTTGGCGCCCAACTTAGTGAATTGTGCAATGGAAAGGTTGGtcttttgtcttgttttttcttaGTGGCTAGGTGGGGATGTGAAGAACTAAATGTAAATACATGGTGATTCCATTTTGTGGGTTTATATTTGGAAAAGCTGATACTTTTGCAGCAGATCTGAATTTGTGTTGACTGTGAGAATAAaattttgttgtgaatttaGATGAAAAGAACATCTCTAATGATGCCTGACAAACAATGATGTCTTTGGTTTAAGCAACGCTTTACATGTTATGTGCCCGCAAGGAATCTTATGTTAGAAAGAAGGATAGAGGATGGATATGGATACTGATAAGACCAAGGCATCTGCTTTTCTAGGGTGGGACTTCTGTTGTGTTAACATAAGTGGACTCTGGAACTTTTAgtgattaatttaaagaaaaattttacagATTATTGATTTTGcagaaagaagagaaatatgattaatggaaAAATTGGCTTTAGTTTAATATTTAGTCCAGCGTGAAGAATGTGGTTACTTTTTTCCAGCATGCCACTTGGTATTCAAGTGACATTCTGACTCATATTTCCTTActgtttcctttcttttttgatttgcCAATCACACAGAAGGACTATTTTATGCTAAGCAGTTGTTCTGGAAGCCTTGCTTCATTCCAAGTAGCTATATCTTCTGATAAATCCCGGAAGGAACTTGTTAAAAGGACTACTAGTCAACAGTTATTCTGTTAGTGCCGTAGGGAATGCTCATTCAGTTTAAAGCCAATGGAGGTAAATCCTGTACGCTCCCATTCCAATGAGAAGCAACCGTTAGAGCATTCTACATCTACCAATGGAGAACATGAGCACACAGAAAAAGAGAAGAGTGCTTCCGTGTTCATCAATCATGGTGAGTCTCTCGAATTAGTAATAAATGTCAGCAATTTCACTAGATTCATCTCCTGCCTAGCATATCTTCATCTAAACAACTCACTTGGTGATTTTGCTTGACacaagttttttatatagtCTTACATCTGCAGGTTTGTAGGGTTCTTGTATATGTGAGTTtttatacttcttttttttggagTTGGATCACTTTTGCATggtaacatattttttaattagaagtgGTGTTGGAGATTTCTTTTGCTATGTAAAATATACACATGATGCCAATTGAGAATTTGTGCTTCTTAAGGAGAAAGACTAAAGAAGTATATTTCTCCAACCTTGACTATCACGGAGTAATCTGAGTAAATACTATTGACTATGTTCTGTGCAACATAATGCCTGGAAACTTTTGGTATTCCCTTCTAAATCAATGCGACGTATAGGTTTCTTTGTCAAGTCTGAAAGTCTCAAAAGGTAAGTACCTCTCTGGTTATGGTTTTGAGACTTCTGTGCATCTTTCTCTCCTAGTGTGAATCCAAATAACAAGCCTTTGTCTATTCATACTTGTCCTTTCCTGTTTCTCTCAATGCATAATATTCTTTTCTATGAGCATAACCTGTCCAAATTAACTGTCTAGCTGCAATTGCATGGCATGAGAGCAGAAGAAAGTGGACTGGAGATCAATCTCAACAGCCACAAAGAATGATTAAGGACCCAATTATAAGGTAATCATTTGTAAAGCTTCTTGAATGCTATGGGCTCTATTTATGTGGCCAAGAGATTTTAACATCTATAAGCCTTGAAGCTCTTTAGTCTGAATAATTTCATATATCATGTTTTCGTAGGTGCATGAAGTAAAACTTTTCTCGTCATTTAATAGGGaaagaataagaataacaaTTGCACTTCCCTACCAGGGTTAATGGAGACTACTAAAAGGTTTGGAGAGTGTGATGAATTGTTGGACATGCATTTTGCAGGCTGCTGCACTCAGCCAAGAATAAATGCATGTACCAACTTAGTTAAGTAGGGAGTTGATGGACTATTTTGGTCCTTCCTAAacctacatgaaaaaaaaaagaatttttagtAAGTGGCTTCATAAGTAGGACTAACAGCATTACACTGGCCACGTCGCCAAGAGAAAGTTCAGGCTTCCTAGTTAGTTTGTGTATTCTGATGGCTCATGTTATCATATGTGGTCTCTGTTGTTATTTTTCCCCTTGACTACTGCGCTAATGTCTTCCCAATTTGTTTGTATATTCTGTTGGTTCATGACATTATGATAttgtttatcaattttttttcttgtacctACTCAAATTAGTGATCATTACCACTTATGGTCCTACCTAAGTGTGAACCAATATGAGAGAATATAAGAAATACTATCTTTGAGCATTTTTCACA
This window contains:
- the LOC133696339 gene encoding uncharacterized protein LOC133696339 — encoded protein: MEVNPVRSHSNEKQPLEHSTSTNGEHEHTEKEKSASVFINHAAIAWHESRRKWTGDQSQQPQRMIKDPIISWSTTYEDLLSTHEPFSEPIPLPEMVDFLVDIWHDEGLFD